A window from Chromatiaceae bacterium encodes these proteins:
- a CDS encoding MFS transporter, with protein MQRGIEKVGEQQIPRIDVLYNLMTGDEDARVCKDIPPESCDDQPRNFFAYLGANTLNKVADELASAKLVLPWMLGVLGAPAAFTGFLVPIRESGVLLPQMAVAAIVRRLPLRRPVWLLGGVLSALSLFGAALAALTLDGIAAGWAVVAALLVFSLARGLCSVSAKDVLGKTVSKSRRGRLMGWSAAMGGVLTLVVGGGLTQVPQADTGREVFAFLLASAGVLWLAAVAMFATIRERPGATSGGGNALQVAMDNLRLLRDDRPFRRFVFGRISLLAVALSPPFYVLLAQQQVQGDLAGLGLLLIGSGLATALSSPLWGALGDRSSRSVMALGAAGAGILGIAVSAAAFAGQPWMASPWVHAGIYTVLTVMHSGVRLGRKVYLVDMATEQTRAAYVAVSNTAIGVMMLVGGLVGALGDRIGVTAVIGLLGLWSLLAAWEALRLPEVSEP; from the coding sequence ATGCAACGCGGGATCGAAAAGGTCGGCGAACAACAGATACCCCGGATCGATGTGCTCTACAACCTGATGACCGGCGACGAGGATGCCCGGGTCTGCAAGGACATCCCGCCCGAGTCGTGCGACGACCAGCCGCGTAACTTCTTCGCCTACCTCGGGGCCAATACCCTCAACAAGGTCGCCGACGAACTCGCCAGCGCCAAACTCGTGCTCCCATGGATGCTCGGCGTGCTGGGTGCGCCGGCGGCGTTCACCGGGTTTCTCGTGCCGATCCGCGAGTCGGGCGTGTTGCTGCCGCAGATGGCCGTGGCCGCGATCGTCAGGCGTCTGCCGTTACGCCGCCCCGTCTGGCTGCTGGGTGGCGTGCTGTCGGCGCTGTCGCTGTTCGGTGCGGCTTTGGCCGCGTTGACCCTCGACGGTATCGCCGCCGGTTGGGCGGTGGTCGCCGCACTGCTCGTTTTCAGCCTGGCGCGCGGTCTGTGTTCGGTCTCGGCAAAAGACGTGCTCGGCAAGACCGTCTCGAAGAGTCGCCGTGGCCGGCTGATGGGCTGGAGTGCCGCCATGGGCGGCGTGCTGACCCTGGTCGTGGGTGGCGGCTTGACCCAGGTCCCGCAGGCCGACACCGGGCGCGAGGTGTTCGCATTCCTGCTCGCGTCCGCTGGCGTGCTGTGGCTTGCGGCCGTGGCGATGTTCGCGACCATCCGAGAACGGCCGGGGGCGACCTCCGGGGGCGGCAACGCGTTGCAGGTGGCAATGGACAACCTGCGCCTGCTGCGCGACGACAGGCCGTTCCGACGTTTCGTGTTCGGCCGCATTTCACTGTTGGCGGTCGCGTTGTCGCCACCGTTCTACGTGCTGCTGGCGCAGCAGCAGGTGCAGGGTGATCTCGCCGGCCTGGGGCTCTTGTTGATCGGCAGTGGACTGGCGACCGCGCTGAGCTCGCCGCTGTGGGGGGCGCTCGGCGACCGGTCCAGCCGCAGCGTGATGGCACTGGGTGCCGCGGGTGCCGGCATCCTCGGCATCGCCGTCAGCGCTGCGGCGTTCGCCGGACAGCCCTGGATGGCCTCGCCCTGGGTGCATGCGGGGATCTACACGGTGCTGACCGTGATGCACAGCGGCGTGCGCCTCGGCCGCAAGGTGTATCTGGTGGATATGGCGACCGAGCAGACGCGGGCCGCCTATGTCGCGGTATCGAACACCGCCATCGGCGTGATGATGTTGGTCGGCGGTCTCGTCGGCGCCCTGGGGGACCGCATCGGGGTGACTGCGGTGATCGGCCTGCTCGGGCTCTGGTCTCTGCTCGCCGCGTGGGAGGCGCTGCGTCTCCCCGAGGTCAGCGAACCCTGA
- a CDS encoding polyamine ABC transporter substrate-binding protein — protein MLAVSRFPLIGFLAVVALSMHAHAAEEPVLHVYNWSDYITDEVLQQFQSETGIKVVYDVYDSNEVLEAKLLAGHSGYDLVFPTARPFAQRHIKAGIYRPLDKGKLPNAAGLDPIMMRKLAEIDPDNAHVVPYMWGSTSIGYNVDKVAERLGAEARADTWSLIFDPANAERLADCGISLLDDSTEVFAAALIYLGKDLNSTDKADLEAATAVLQKVRPSIRYFHSSQYINDLANGDLCVVHGYSGDILQARDRAAEANNKVNIALAIPREGAVVAVDVMAIPADAKHPGNAHKFIDFILRPEVIAKITNYVAFANSVPASLPLLEADVRDDPGIFPPPEVVERLVAPDELPPAALRARTRAWTRVKAGR, from the coding sequence ATGCTCGCGGTGTCACGGTTTCCTTTGATCGGTTTCCTGGCTGTCGTTGCGTTGAGTATGCACGCCCACGCGGCCGAAGAGCCCGTGCTGCATGTCTACAACTGGAGTGACTACATCACCGACGAGGTGTTGCAGCAGTTTCAGTCCGAGACGGGCATCAAGGTCGTATACGACGTGTACGACTCGAACGAGGTGCTCGAAGCCAAGCTGCTCGCGGGCCACAGCGGCTACGACCTGGTGTTCCCGACGGCGCGGCCTTTCGCGCAGCGGCACATCAAGGCCGGGATCTATCGCCCGCTCGACAAGGGCAAGCTGCCGAACGCCGCCGGACTCGACCCCATCATGATGCGCAAGCTGGCCGAGATCGATCCGGACAATGCGCATGTGGTGCCCTACATGTGGGGTAGCACCAGTATCGGCTACAACGTCGACAAGGTCGCCGAACGGCTGGGAGCCGAAGCACGTGCGGACACCTGGTCGCTGATCTTCGATCCTGCCAACGCGGAGCGTCTCGCGGACTGCGGTATCAGCCTGCTCGACGACTCGACCGAGGTGTTCGCGGCCGCGTTGATCTATCTCGGCAAGGACCTCAACAGCACCGACAAGGCCGACCTGGAGGCCGCCACTGCCGTGCTGCAAAAGGTGCGCCCGTCCATTCGCTACTTCCATTCGTCGCAGTACATCAACGACCTCGCGAACGGGGATCTGTGCGTGGTGCACGGTTACTCCGGCGACATCCTGCAGGCACGTGACCGTGCCGCCGAGGCGAACAACAAGGTGAACATCGCGCTGGCGATCCCGCGCGAAGGCGCGGTCGTCGCGGTCGACGTGATGGCGATCCCGGCCGACGCCAAGCATCCGGGCAATGCGCACAAGTTCATCGACTTCATCCTGCGTCCGGAGGTGATCGCCAAGATCACCAACTACGTCGCGTTCGCCAACTCGGTCCCGGCCTCGTTGCCGCTGCTGGAAGCCGATGTGCGCGACGATCCCGGTATCTTTCCGCCGCCCGAGGTGGTCGAGCGCCTGGTCGCGCCTGACGAGCTGCCACCGGCCGCGCTGCGTGCGCGCACCCGGGCCTGGACCCGGGTCAAGGCAGGTCGCTGA
- the potA gene encoding polyamine ABC transporter ATP-binding protein has translation MAGPRPELEAWQDPSAAPLVEIRNVTKTFGKHYAVDDVSLAIYPGEFFSLLGASGCGKTTLLRMLAGFETPDSGRLLIGGEDVTELPPYRRPVNMMFQSYALFPHLTVADNVAFGLRQQGLPRVQIRERVAEMLELVRLADYAKRKPDQLSGGQRQRVALARSLIRHPKLLLLDEPLGALDRKLREHTQFELVNIQERLGITFVMVTHDQEEAMTMSTRMAVMNEGRIRQIGTPTELYEYPSNRFVAGFIGAVNQFDGRVLEQADDLLVVHSDAAGAELRVHTQQSVGPGTPVVVAVRPEKVRITTDRPPPGDNSLSGKVEEIAYLGDVSIYHVRVPGGALVEAQLTNRARRAAAPLTWGDQAWIGWNADDAVALLE, from the coding sequence ATGGCGGGTCCGCGTCCGGAACTGGAGGCGTGGCAGGATCCCTCTGCCGCGCCGCTGGTCGAGATTCGCAACGTCACCAAGACGTTCGGCAAGCACTACGCGGTCGACGACGTCTCGCTGGCGATCTACCCGGGTGAGTTCTTCTCGTTGCTCGGTGCTTCGGGCTGTGGCAAGACCACGCTGCTGCGCATGCTGGCCGGCTTCGAGACACCGGACAGCGGGCGCTTGTTGATCGGCGGCGAGGACGTGACCGAGCTGCCGCCGTACCGACGACCGGTCAACATGATGTTCCAGTCGTATGCGCTGTTCCCGCATCTCACGGTCGCCGACAACGTCGCCTTCGGCCTGCGCCAGCAGGGGCTGCCGCGCGTACAGATCCGCGAGCGGGTCGCCGAAATGCTCGAACTGGTGCGCCTGGCCGACTACGCGAAACGCAAGCCCGATCAGCTGTCGGGCGGACAGCGCCAGCGGGTCGCGCTGGCCCGGTCGTTGATCAGGCATCCGAAGCTGTTGCTGCTCGACGAACCGCTCGGCGCGCTCGATCGCAAGCTGCGCGAGCACACGCAGTTCGAACTGGTCAATATCCAGGAACGGCTCGGTATCACCTTCGTGATGGTCACGCATGACCAGGAAGAGGCGATGACGATGTCGACCCGCATGGCGGTGATGAACGAGGGCCGCATCCGCCAGATCGGTACGCCGACGGAGCTCTACGAGTACCCCAGCAACCGCTTCGTCGCCGGCTTCATCGGTGCGGTGAACCAGTTCGACGGGCGCGTGCTCGAGCAGGCCGACGATCTGCTGGTGGTACACAGTGATGCGGCCGGTGCCGAGCTGCGCGTACACACCCAGCAGTCGGTCGGTCCCGGCACGCCGGTGGTGGTCGCCGTGCGGCCGGAGAAGGTGCGTATCACGACCGACCGGCCGCCGCCCGGCGACAACAGCCTGTCGGGCAAGGTCGAGGAGATCGCCTATCTCGGCGACGTGTCGATCTATCACGTGCGGGTCCCGGGTGGTGCGCTGGTCGAGGCGCAACTCACCAATCGCGCTCGCCGCGCGGCGGCGCCGCTGACCTGGGGTGACCAGGCCTGGATCGGTTGGAACGCGGACGATGCCGTCGCCCTCCTTGAATGA
- a CDS encoding ABC transporter permease subunit, whose translation MPSPSLNDVWRRARRGLRQRLTSGRGAVAGVPLLWLGLFFGLPFLIIARISLSEVVIGLPPYSALIEWAEDGLLQVRLNLANFMLLWQDSLYLDAFVNSIRVAAVSTLLCLLLGYPMALGITRVRASLRVPLLMLVILPFWTSFLIRVYAWIGILKGNGLINNLLLGLGLIDQPLQLLHTDFAVYLGIVYGYLPFMVLPLYATLSRMDDSLLEAAADLGCRPLCAFWRITLPLSIPGIVAGSLLVFVPAVGEFVIPDLLGGPDSLMVGKVLWTEFFNNRDWPVAAAIAVALLALLVAPVMLFERFREKGQEAS comes from the coding sequence ATGCCGTCGCCCTCCTTGAATGACGTCTGGCGGCGCGCACGGCGCGGCCTGCGTCAGCGTCTGACCTCCGGGCGCGGTGCGGTCGCCGGAGTCCCGCTGCTGTGGCTCGGCCTGTTCTTCGGTCTGCCGTTCCTGATCATCGCGAGGATCAGTCTGTCCGAGGTGGTGATCGGTCTGCCGCCGTATTCCGCCCTGATCGAGTGGGCCGAGGACGGCCTGCTGCAGGTGCGACTCAACCTCGCCAATTTCATGCTGCTCTGGCAGGACAGCCTGTACCTCGACGCGTTCGTCAATTCGATCCGGGTCGCCGCGGTATCGACGCTGCTGTGTCTGCTGCTCGGTTACCCGATGGCGCTGGGTATCACGCGGGTCCGGGCGAGTCTGCGCGTGCCGTTGCTGATGCTGGTGATCCTGCCGTTCTGGACCAGCTTCCTGATCCGCGTGTATGCCTGGATCGGTATCTTGAAAGGCAACGGCCTGATCAACAACCTGCTGCTCGGGCTCGGTCTGATCGACCAGCCGCTGCAGTTGCTGCATACCGATTTCGCGGTCTACCTGGGCATCGTCTACGGCTACCTGCCGTTCATGGTGCTGCCGCTGTACGCCACCCTTTCGCGCATGGACGACAGCCTGCTGGAGGCCGCCGCCGACCTCGGTTGCCGGCCTTTGTGCGCGTTCTGGCGGATCACGCTGCCATTGTCGATCCCGGGTATCGTCGCCGGGTCGCTGCTGGTGTTCGTGCCGGCGGTCGGCGAGTTCGTGATCCCGGATCTGCTCGGCGGTCCGGACAGCCTGATGGTCGGCAAGGTGCTGTGGACCGAGTTCTTCAACAACCGCGACTGGCCCGTCGCCGCCGCGATCGCGGTCGCATTGCTTGCACTATTGGTCGCGCCGGTGATGCTATTCGAGCGGTTCCGCGAGAAGGGGCAGGAGGCGTCGTGA
- a CDS encoding ABC transporter permease subunit, with translation MTRRRSTLVFSLLAFGYAFLYAPIVSLIVYSFNESRLVTVWAGFSTKWYVSLLHNEQLLGAAWVSLRIAVMNATIAVVLGTLAGVALVRFGRFRGRAALALMVGAPLVMPDVILGLASLLLFVAMEQLIGWPTGRGITTITIAHITFSMAYVAVIVQSRLVRLDPSLEEAALDLGARPWKVFFVITLPLIAPALAAGWLLAFTLSLDDLVIASFTSGPGASTLPMVIYSSVRLGVSPEINALATLLVVLVTIGIVIAGISMQRRANAD, from the coding sequence ATGACGCGCCGGCGTTCGACCCTGGTGTTCAGTCTGCTGGCGTTCGGCTATGCGTTTCTGTATGCGCCGATCGTGTCGCTGATCGTCTACTCGTTCAACGAATCCCGCCTGGTGACGGTGTGGGCGGGTTTTTCGACCAAGTGGTATGTGAGCCTGCTGCACAACGAACAGCTGCTCGGGGCGGCGTGGGTGAGCCTGCGGATCGCGGTGATGAACGCGACCATCGCGGTCGTGCTCGGGACCCTTGCCGGCGTCGCCCTCGTGCGCTTCGGACGTTTTCGCGGTCGCGCGGCGCTGGCGCTGATGGTCGGGGCGCCATTGGTGATGCCCGACGTGATCCTCGGGCTCGCCTCGCTGTTGCTGTTCGTGGCGATGGAGCAGCTGATCGGCTGGCCGACCGGACGCGGCATCACGACGATCACGATCGCGCATATCACGTTCTCGATGGCCTATGTCGCGGTGATCGTGCAGTCGCGCCTGGTGCGCCTCGATCCGTCGTTGGAAGAGGCCGCACTGGATCTCGGGGCGCGGCCGTGGAAAGTGTTCTTCGTGATCACGCTGCCGCTGATCGCTCCCGCGTTGGCGGCCGGCTGGTTGCTCGCGTTCACGCTGTCACTCGACGACCTGGTGATCGCCAGTTTCACCTCGGGGCCCGGTGCATCCACCCTGCCAATGGTGATCTATTCCAGCGTGCGACTCGGCGTAAGCCCGGAGATCAACGCACTGGCGACCTTGTTGGTCGTGCTGGTCACGATCGGTATCGTGATCGCCGGCATATCGATGCAGCGGCGTGCAAACGCCGATTGA
- a CDS encoding ion transporter, whose protein sequence is MVQQSGSRRALGAWIESPRVQRIIVALIIINAVTLGLETSEPVMAVAAGLLKLIDHTLLGVFVAEILVKLYASGIRFFRNPWNLFDFFVVGIALVPSSGPLTVLRVLRVLRLISMVPRFRFVVESLLRAIPGILSIAGLLLILFYVAGVMATGLFGEQFPHWFGTLGESMYSLFQIMTLESWSMGIARPVMDVYPWAWAYFVTFILIATFTMLNLFIAIIVSTMQSMVEEQKDRETAEIGQLVHGEGLELHAELRAMRAEIAGLRTLLQRRA, encoded by the coding sequence GTGGTTCAGCAGTCGGGATCTAGGCGGGCACTCGGTGCCTGGATCGAATCGCCGCGGGTACAGCGGATCATCGTCGCACTGATCATCATCAACGCAGTCACACTTGGCCTGGAGACATCGGAGCCGGTGATGGCGGTCGCCGCCGGCTTGTTGAAGCTGATCGATCACACGCTGCTCGGCGTGTTCGTCGCCGAGATCCTGGTCAAGCTGTATGCCTCCGGCATCCGCTTCTTCCGCAACCCGTGGAACCTGTTCGACTTCTTCGTCGTGGGCATCGCGCTGGTGCCGTCGAGCGGACCGCTGACGGTGCTCCGCGTGTTGCGGGTGCTGCGGCTGATCTCGATGGTGCCGCGCTTTCGCTTCGTCGTCGAATCGCTGCTGCGCGCGATCCCGGGCATCCTGTCGATTGCCGGCCTGCTGCTGATCCTGTTCTATGTCGCCGGTGTGATGGCCACCGGCCTGTTCGGCGAACAGTTCCCGCATTGGTTCGGCACACTCGGTGAGTCGATGTACAGCCTGTTCCAGATCATGACGCTGGAAAGCTGGTCGATGGGCATCGCACGACCGGTGATGGACGTGTATCCCTGGGCCTGGGCCTACTTCGTGACTTTCATCCTGATCGCGACCTTCACGATGCTCAACCTGTTCATCGCGATCATCGTCAGCACGATGCAGTCGATGGTCGAGGAACAGAAGGACCGGGAGACCGCCGAGATCGGCCAACTGGTGCACGGCGAGGGCCTCGAACTGCACGCCGAGCTGCGCGCGATGCGTGCCGAGATCGCCGGGCTGCGCACACTGCTGCAGCGCCGCGCATGA
- a CDS encoding metal-dependent hydrolase: MDSVTQAALGAAIGVAVMHRHRPVWQSALAGALIGTLPDLDVFIDKGDAVRDMVLHRAETHAFFWQLLVSPLLAGVLAWLTRTRELYGRWWLLVILGLVTHSMLDAMTVYGTQVWLPFSNRPVGLGSLFIIDPLYTLPLVVGVVGTLVWRRGARWRWNLAGLLLSTLYAGWSVAAQAYVTERVRAAPEAAQLDERRILVTPTPFNTLLWRIVLVTEDHYYEGFRSLLDPPGAIAFERYERGAVLDRRTAGFGDADLIRRFSRGFYALSDDGHRIRITDLRMGQEPYYPFSFAFAEHHSEPLVPIEPIRHRSRLPIGPGMHWLWQRIRGLPVVTPREQA; the protein is encoded by the coding sequence TTGGATTCGGTAACGCAGGCGGCGCTCGGCGCCGCGATCGGGGTCGCGGTGATGCACCGGCATCGCCCGGTCTGGCAGTCGGCACTCGCGGGGGCACTGATCGGCACCCTGCCCGATCTCGACGTGTTCATCGACAAGGGCGATGCGGTCCGCGACATGGTGCTGCACCGTGCCGAGACCCACGCGTTCTTCTGGCAACTGCTGGTCTCGCCGCTGCTCGCCGGCGTCCTCGCCTGGCTCACCCGGACGCGCGAACTGTACGGCCGCTGGTGGCTGCTGGTGATCCTGGGCCTGGTCACGCATTCGATGCTCGACGCGATGACGGTCTACGGCACCCAGGTCTGGCTGCCGTTCAGCAACCGGCCCGTCGGCCTGGGCAGCCTGTTCATCATCGACCCGCTCTACACCCTGCCATTGGTCGTTGGCGTGGTCGGCACGCTGGTGTGGCGCCGCGGAGCGCGCTGGCGCTGGAACCTGGCCGGGCTGCTGCTGTCGACGCTGTATGCCGGCTGGTCGGTCGCCGCGCAGGCGTACGTCACCGAGCGGGTGCGCGCCGCACCCGAGGCCGCGCAACTCGACGAGCGGCGTATCCTGGTCACGCCGACGCCATTCAACACCCTGCTGTGGCGCATCGTGTTGGTCACGGAGGATCACTACTACGAGGGTTTCCGTTCGCTGCTCGACCCGCCCGGCGCTATCGCATTCGAGCGCTACGAACGCGGCGCGGTCCTCGACCGGCGCACGGCCGGTTTCGGTGACGCCGACCTCATCCGACGTTTTTCCAGGGGTTTCTATGCGCTCAGCGACGACGGGCACCGGATCCGCATCACCGACCTGCGCATGGGGCAAGAACCCTACTACCCCTTCTCGTTCGCGTTCGCCGAGCATCACAGCGAGCCGCTGGTGCCGATCGAACCGATCCGCCACCGCAGCCGCCTGCCGATCGGTCCCGGAATGCACTGGTTGTGGCAGCGCATCCGCGGTCTCCCGGTCGTGACACCGCGCGAGCAGGCCTGA
- a CDS encoding bifunctional helix-turn-helix domain-containing protein/methylated-DNA--[protein]-cysteine S-methyltransferase — MVTDGKPRVSHAERADDDYARIEQAIGYLRAHAAGQPRLADLAAEIGLSEAHLQRLFSRWAGISPKRFVQYLTVEYAKRRMAQTGDLLDLALDAGLSGPGRLHDLFVTMEAMSPGEYRRAAAGIDIHWGCGDTPFGPGFIAFTARGICHLSFVDAADHDAALQSLRPQWPEARLLRDDPAAAALLQRVFERPVQRAADGLSLWVAGSNFQVHVWRALLQVPFAGLLSYRQLAALLHRPRAARAVGTAVARNPIAFLIPCHRILRESGDFGIYHWGTERKTAICAWEAAHTASPDDAAEAPASVDGSRPV; from the coding sequence ATGGTGACGGACGGCAAACCTCGTGTGTCGCACGCCGAGCGGGCGGATGACGACTATGCGCGCATCGAGCAGGCGATCGGCTACCTGCGCGCGCATGCGGCCGGGCAGCCGCGGCTTGCCGATCTCGCGGCAGAGATCGGTCTCAGCGAGGCCCATCTGCAGCGGCTGTTCAGCCGCTGGGCGGGGATCAGCCCTAAGCGCTTCGTGCAGTACCTGACCGTCGAGTACGCGAAGCGGCGCATGGCGCAGACCGGCGATCTGCTCGATCTGGCGCTCGACGCCGGGTTGTCCGGACCGGGACGGCTGCACGACCTGTTCGTCACGATGGAGGCGATGTCGCCGGGCGAATACCGGCGTGCGGCGGCCGGAATCGATATCCACTGGGGCTGTGGTGACACGCCGTTCGGCCCGGGGTTTATCGCGTTTACGGCGCGCGGCATCTGCCACCTCTCGTTCGTGGACGCCGCGGATCACGACGCCGCGCTCCAATCGCTGCGCCCGCAGTGGCCCGAGGCGCGCCTGTTGCGGGACGACCCGGCTGCGGCGGCGTTGCTGCAGCGCGTGTTCGAGCGCCCGGTACAACGCGCCGCGGACGGCCTCTCGCTTTGGGTGGCGGGCAGCAACTTCCAGGTCCACGTGTGGCGCGCGTTGCTGCAGGTGCCGTTCGCCGGTCTGCTGAGCTATCGTCAACTGGCTGCACTGCTCCACAGGCCGCGCGCTGCGCGCGCGGTCGGTACCGCGGTCGCGCGCAACCCGATCGCCTTCCTTATCCCCTGTCACCGGATACTGCGCGAGTCCGGCGACTTCGGCATCTACCACTGGGGCACCGAACGCAAGACCGCGATCTGTGCTTGGGAGGCGGCGCACACCGCGTCACCCGACGATGCGGCGGAGGCGCCAGCATCCGTCGATGGATCTAGACCGGTCTGA
- a CDS encoding protein tyrosine phosphatase family protein, which yields MSLRSINNYIRVSDRIASSGQPEEMQFRTIAEAGFQVVINLAMPNSENALPDEGHIVTARRMAYVHIPVPFGAPTVEHLRQFCGVMQAFATQRCWVHCVVNKRVSAFLYQYQRLVLGRSDAQARGAVLPGWEPDAAWQRFMAYGADDVW from the coding sequence ATGAGTCTTCGCAGCATCAACAACTACATCCGGGTATCGGACAGGATCGCCTCTTCGGGTCAGCCCGAGGAGATGCAATTCAGGACCATCGCCGAGGCCGGCTTCCAGGTCGTGATCAACCTGGCGATGCCGAATTCGGAGAACGCCCTGCCCGACGAGGGCCATATCGTGACCGCGCGCCGCATGGCCTATGTGCACATTCCGGTGCCGTTCGGCGCCCCGACCGTCGAGCACCTGAGGCAGTTCTGTGGCGTCATGCAGGCCTTTGCAACCCAACGCTGCTGGGTGCACTGCGTAGTCAACAAACGGGTTTCGGCATTTCTGTACCAGTATCAACGCCTCGTCCTCGGTCGCTCGGACGCGCAGGCACGCGGGGCGGTCCTGCCCGGCTGGGAACCCGACGCCGCCTGGCAGCGCTTCATGGCCTATGGCGCCGACGACGTCTGGTGA
- a CDS encoding YdeI/OmpD-associated family protein, translating to MAADLSRLKRQRQPMPAFVKDALTRTGLMDAYRRRPAYQRNDYLRWIGQAKLVTTRRRRLSRMLNELEAGGVYMGMAHPASARHDTQNER from the coding sequence ATGGCCGCAGATCTTTCGAGGCTGAAACGTCAGCGACAACCGATGCCCGCCTTCGTCAAGGATGCCCTGACCCGGACGGGCCTGATGGATGCCTACCGGCGACGCCCCGCGTACCAGCGGAACGACTACCTGAGGTGGATCGGCCAGGCAAAACTGGTCACCACAAGGCGGCGGCGCCTGTCGCGCATGCTGAACGAACTCGAAGCGGGTGGTGTTTACATGGGGATGGCGCATCCGGCCTCTGCCCGCCATGACACCCAAAACGAGCGATGA
- a CDS encoding DUF692 domain-containing protein translates to MTQNRHDLGFGLGLRTQHFQYVLDTLPRIDWFEAISENFMVAGGKPRHYLRAVREHYPVVLHGVSLSIGSADPLDIGYLRDLKALAADVQPEWVSDHLCWTGVGGVNSHDLLPLPYTEEAIAHVSDRIARVQDFLGRQILIENVSSYLTYRHSALAEWEFIAEVLQRSDCLLLLDVNNIYVSARNHGFEPGAFLAGIPAERVRQIHLAGHTDNGDHLIDTHDHAVCDAVWCLYREAVQRFGRVSTMIERDDNIPAFTELEAELSMARAFAEEVLAAQQAQTAHG, encoded by the coding sequence ATGACGCAGAACCGACACGACCTGGGATTCGGCTTGGGCCTGCGTACCCAGCATTTTCAGTACGTGCTCGACACGCTGCCGCGGATCGACTGGTTCGAGGCGATCTCCGAGAACTTCATGGTCGCCGGTGGCAAGCCCCGGCATTACCTGCGTGCCGTACGCGAGCATTACCCGGTGGTCCTGCACGGTGTCTCGTTGTCGATCGGCAGCGCCGACCCACTGGACATCGGCTATCTCCGCGACCTGAAGGCCCTCGCCGCAGACGTCCAGCCCGAGTGGGTGTCCGACCATCTCTGCTGGACCGGTGTCGGTGGTGTCAACAGCCACGACCTGCTACCGCTGCCCTATACGGAGGAGGCGATCGCCCATGTCAGCGATCGCATCGCCCGGGTGCAGGACTTCCTCGGCCGCCAGATCCTGATCGAGAACGTCTCCAGCTACCTCACGTACCGGCATTCGGCACTGGCCGAATGGGAGTTCATCGCCGAGGTCCTGCAGCGCAGCGACTGTCTGTTACTGCTGGACGTGAACAACATCTACGTCAGTGCCCGCAACCACGGCTTCGAACCCGGCGCCTTCCTCGCGGGCATACCGGCCGAACGGGTCAGGCAGATCCACCTCGCCGGGCACACCGACAATGGCGACCACCTGATCGACACGCACGACCACGCGGTGTGCGACGCGGTCTGGTGCCTGTACCGCGAAGCGGTGCAGCGCTTCGGCCGGGTCAGCACGATGATCGAGCGCGACGACAACATCCCGGCGTTCACCGAGCTGGAGGCCGAGCTGTCGATGGCGCGAGCGTTCGCCGAAGAGGTCCTCGCGGCGCAGCAGGCACAGACGGCACATGGCTGA
- a CDS encoding putative DNA-binding domain-containing protein — protein sequence MADAVPLAVLQQRLMAHLQRPDATALSLVAEQPPLTAEARLSIYANAYRVRLAQCLENDHEMLAAYLGDEQFASLCDNYIQASPSRVRSLRHFGDGLPVFLRRHAPYDGLPVLAELARFERELMNVFDAADAPFASRDDLRSVPAAHWPELRLVFHPSVRMFETRTNAVAIWQALKHADTPPGATHDTGTTWLLWRGEDRLSQFRSLPHDEVALLQAAMSGTRFAALCEMLVSDQADTTISQIALQQLLDWMDQGLIQGLQWP from the coding sequence ATGGCTGACGCGGTCCCCCTCGCCGTGTTGCAACAGCGCCTGATGGCGCACCTGCAGCGACCGGATGCCACCGCCCTGTCCCTGGTCGCGGAGCAGCCGCCGCTGACGGCCGAGGCGCGCCTGTCGATCTATGCGAATGCCTACCGGGTACGGTTGGCACAGTGTCTCGAGAACGATCACGAGATGCTCGCCGCCTATCTCGGCGACGAACAGTTCGCGTCATTGTGCGACAACTACATCCAGGCATCGCCGTCGCGGGTGCGCTCGCTGCGCCATTTCGGCGATGGTTTACCGGTCTTTCTGCGGCGCCACGCGCCGTACGACGGCCTGCCGGTACTCGCAGAACTGGCGCGGTTCGAGCGCGAGCTGATGAACGTCTTCGATGCTGCCGATGCGCCGTTCGCCTCGCGGGATGACCTTAGATCGGTGCCGGCGGCGCACTGGCCGGAGCTGCGGTTGGTGTTTCATCCCAGCGTCCGGATGTTCGAGACCCGGACCAACGCGGTGGCGATCTGGCAGGCATTGAAGCACGCCGATACGCCACCCGGCGCGACCCATGATACGGGCACGACCTGGTTGCTGTGGCGCGGCGAGGACCGCCTGTCGCAGTTTCGATCGCTGCCGCATGACGAGGTGGCGTTGCTGCAGGCAGCCATGTCGGGCACCCGGTTTGCCGCGTTGTGCGAGATGCTGGTGAGCGACCAGGCCGACACGACGATCAGCCAGATCGCGCTACAGCAGCTTCTCGACTGGATGGACCAGGGCCTGATCCAGGGCCTTCAGTGGCCGTAG